The proteins below come from a single Miscanthus floridulus cultivar M001 chromosome 1, ASM1932011v1, whole genome shotgun sequence genomic window:
- the LOC136476875 gene encoding probable prolyl 4-hydroxylase 9, with protein sequence MKGGGAIRAAGGGAGGAGLMRTRLRLPVVLLSCSLFFLAGFFGSLLFTQDPEEADMPVPRERLLETAWPEMAYGESGEAAPSLIPYQILSWQPRALYFPQFATSEQCENIVKTAKERLKPSTLALRKGETAESTKGIRTSSGTFLSANEDPTRTLAEIEKKIARATMLPRNHGEPFNVLRYNIGQRYASHYDAFDPIQYGPQKSQRVASFLLYLTDVEEGGETMFPYENGKNMDIGYDYEKCIGLKVKPRKGDGLLFYSLMINGTIDRTSLHGSCPVIKGEKWVATKWIRDNIV encoded by the exons ATGAAGGGAGGTGGCGCCATCAGGGCCGCCGGCGGAGGTGCCGGCGGCGCGGGTCTGATGCGAACGCGACTGCGGCTTCCCGTGGTGCTCCTCTCctgctccctcttcttcctcgccggCTTCTTCGGCTCGCTGCTCTTCACCCAG GATCCGGAGGAGGCGGACATGCCGGTGCCGAGGGAGCGGCTGCTGGAGACGGCGTGGCCTGAGATGGCATACGGCGAGTCCGGCGAGGCTGCGCCGTCGTTAATCCCATACCAG ATTTTGAGCTGGCAGCCTCGTGCTTTGTACTTTCCACAATTTGCGACATCAGAACAGTGTGAAAATATAGTAAAAACTGCAAAGGAGAGACTGAAGCCATCAACATTAGCCCTGAGGAAAGGAGAAACCGCGGAGAGTACAAAAGGAATCAGGACAAG TTCAGGAACATTCCTCAGTGCTAATGAAGACCCAACTAGAACCCTTGCAGAAATCGAGAAGAAGATTGCAAGGGCTACCATGTTACCCCGAAATCATGGGGAG CCATTTAATGTCCTGCGGTATAATATTGGACAAAGGTATGCTTCACATTATGACGCATTTGACCCAATCCAGTATGGTCCACAAAAAAGTCAAAGG GTGGCATCTTTCTTGCTTTATCTCACGGATGTCGAAGAAGGGGGAGAAACTATGTTCCCATACGAG AATGGTAAGAATATGGATATAGGCTATGACTATGAGAAGTGCATTGGCCTAAAGGTAAAGCCAAGGAAGGGTGATGGACTCTTGTTTTACTCCCTTATGATAAATGGAACCATTGACCGG ACTTCACTTCATGGTAGCTGCCCCGTCATCAAGGGCGAGAAATGGGTCGCCACAAAATGGATCAGAGACAATATAGTTTAG